Proteins from a single region of Xyrauchen texanus isolate HMW12.3.18 chromosome 7, RBS_HiC_50CHRs, whole genome shotgun sequence:
- the LOC127646546 gene encoding 14-3-3 protein beta/alpha-A-like — protein MDKSDLVQKAKLSEQAERYDDMAASMKAVTEGGGELSNEERNLLSVAYKNVVGARRSSWRVISSIEQKTEGNEKKQQMAREYRVKIEAELQDICNDVLNLLDKFLIANASQAESKVFYLKMKGDYYRYLSEVASGDSKKTTVDNSQQAYKEAFEISKQEMQPTHPIRLGLALNFSVFYYEILNTPEQACSLAKTAFDEAIAELDTLNEDSYKDSTLIMQLLRDNLTLWTSENQGDEGDAGEGEN, from the exons ATGGACAAGAGCGATCTAGTGCAGAAGGCTAAGCTCTCTGAGCAGGCGGAGCGTTACGATGACATGGCTGCTTCCATGAAGGCCGTCACAGAGGGAGGTGGTGAGCTATCCAATGAAGAGCGCAACCTGCTCTCCGTGGCCTACAAGAACGTTGTAGGTGCCCGCCGGTCATCCTGGCGGGTGATCTCCAGCATCGAGCAGAAAACGGAGGGCAATGAGAAGAAACAGCAGATGGCGCGCGAATACCGTGTGAAGATTGAGGCCGAGCTTCAGGACATCTGCAATGATGTTTTG AATCTCCTGGACAAATTCCTCATTGCTAATGCTAGCCAGGCAGAAAGCAAAGTCTTCTACCTGAAAATGAAAGGAGACTACTACAGATACCTGTCCGAGGTTGCATCTGGTGACTCAAAGAAAA CCACAGTGGACAACTCTCAGCAGGCATACAAGGAAGCGTTTGAGATCAGCAAGCAAGAAATGCAGCCAACACACCCCATCAGGCTGGGTCTAGCTCTCAACTTCTCTGTCTTCTACTATGAAATTCTCAACACCCCAGAGCAGGCCTGCAGTTTGGCAAAGACG GCTTTCGATGAAGCAATTGCTGAGCTGGACACCTTGAACGAGGACTCTTACAAAGACAGCACTCTGATCATGCAGTTACTAAGGGACAACCTCACT